In Nocardioides sp. JQ2195, a genomic segment contains:
- a CDS encoding phosphoketolase family protein — translation MTRTRSTVKGKPLSRAEVRDIDAWWRAANYLSVGQIYLMDNPLLREELRPEHVKPRLLGHWGTTPGLTFLYAHLNRAITARDLDTLYIAGPGHGGPAMVASAWLEGTYSEVYPEIGRDLDGMQRLFKQFSFPGGIPSHVAPETPGSIHEGGELGYSLAHAYGAAFDNPDLVVAAVVGDGEAESGPLAASWHSTKFVDPRRDGAVLPILHLNGYKIANPTVLARIPEDELLSLLRGYGHTPYVVEGDDPASMHQAFAATLDHCLDEIGDIQAEARSAKRRPAARRAWPMIVLRSPKGWTGPKQVDGKQVEGSWRSHQVPFANAREDDDHRRVLEKWLRSYRPEELFDDEGRPVRAVADLHPPGERRMSANPHANGGVLTRSLVLPDFREHAVAVEQPGTGSVEATRVLGGWLRDVMAANGDQFRMMAPDEHSSNRLQDVLEVTDRTWNAEILPGDDHLAVDGRVMETLSEHMCQGWLEGYLLTGRHGLFSCYEAFVHIIDSMFNQHAKWLKTTNDIDWRRPIPSLNYLLTSHVWRQDHNGFSHQDPGFIDHVVNKKADVIRVYLPPDANTLLSVADHCLRSRQYVNVIVAGKQPALQYLPMDQAITHATKGIGIWEWAGTEPRDATEPDVVIGCAGDVPTMEALAAVSILREHFPDLRTRFVNVVDLMRLQHESEHPHGLSDADFDSLFTTDRPVIFAYHGYPWLIHRLTYNRANHENFHVRGYVEEGTTTTPFDMTVLNGIDRFDLAIDVIDRVPRLRATAGAVRDRLKSKLVEHRTWVRTHGEDLPEVRDWEFSRAPGPVEQTSQFAREAPEG, via the coding sequence ATGACTCGGACACGCAGCACGGTGAAGGGCAAGCCGCTGAGCAGGGCCGAGGTGCGTGACATCGACGCCTGGTGGCGGGCCGCGAACTATCTGTCCGTGGGCCAGATCTACCTGATGGACAACCCGTTGCTCCGGGAGGAGCTCCGACCCGAGCACGTGAAGCCACGCCTGCTCGGCCACTGGGGCACCACCCCCGGGCTCACCTTCCTCTACGCCCACCTCAACCGCGCGATCACGGCCCGCGACCTCGACACGCTCTACATCGCCGGCCCCGGGCACGGTGGCCCGGCGATGGTGGCCTCGGCCTGGCTGGAGGGCACCTACTCCGAGGTCTACCCGGAGATCGGCCGTGACCTCGACGGCATGCAGCGACTCTTCAAGCAGTTCTCCTTCCCCGGCGGCATCCCCAGCCACGTCGCCCCGGAGACGCCGGGCTCAATCCACGAGGGTGGCGAGCTCGGCTACTCCCTGGCGCACGCCTACGGGGCGGCCTTCGACAACCCCGACCTGGTCGTCGCGGCCGTCGTCGGGGACGGTGAGGCGGAGTCCGGGCCGTTGGCGGCCAGCTGGCACTCCACCAAGTTCGTCGACCCGCGCCGGGACGGTGCGGTGCTCCCGATCCTCCACCTCAACGGCTACAAGATCGCGAACCCCACGGTCCTGGCCCGGATCCCGGAGGACGAGCTGCTGTCCCTGCTGCGCGGCTACGGCCACACGCCGTACGTCGTCGAGGGTGACGATCCCGCCTCCATGCACCAAGCCTTCGCCGCCACCCTCGACCACTGCCTGGACGAGATCGGCGACATCCAGGCGGAAGCCCGCTCGGCCAAGCGCAGGCCGGCTGCTCGCCGCGCTTGGCCGATGATCGTGCTGCGCAGCCCCAAGGGGTGGACCGGGCCGAAGCAGGTCGACGGGAAGCAGGTGGAGGGCTCGTGGCGCTCGCACCAGGTGCCCTTCGCCAACGCTCGTGAGGACGACGACCACCGCAGGGTCCTCGAGAAGTGGCTGCGCAGCTATCGTCCCGAGGAGCTCTTCGACGACGAGGGCCGCCCGGTCCGGGCCGTCGCCGACCTGCACCCGCCCGGCGAGCGCCGGATGAGCGCGAACCCGCACGCGAACGGCGGCGTGCTCACCCGGAGCCTGGTGCTGCCGGACTTCCGCGAGCACGCCGTCGCCGTGGAACAGCCCGGGACCGGGAGCGTCGAGGCCACCCGGGTCCTGGGCGGGTGGCTGCGCGACGTGATGGCGGCCAACGGTGACCAGTTCCGGATGATGGCGCCCGACGAGCACAGCTCCAACCGGTTGCAGGACGTGCTCGAGGTGACCGATCGGACCTGGAACGCCGAGATCCTCCCCGGGGACGACCACCTGGCCGTCGACGGGCGGGTGATGGAGACGCTGTCGGAGCACATGTGCCAAGGGTGGTTGGAGGGCTACCTCCTGACCGGCCGGCACGGGTTGTTCTCCTGCTACGAGGCGTTCGTCCACATCATCGACTCGATGTTCAACCAGCACGCCAAGTGGCTCAAGACCACCAACGACATCGACTGGCGGCGCCCGATCCCGTCGCTCAACTACCTGCTGACCTCACACGTGTGGCGCCAGGACCACAACGGCTTCTCCCACCAGGACCCCGGCTTCATCGACCACGTGGTCAACAAGAAGGCGGACGTGATCCGCGTCTACCTGCCGCCGGACGCGAACACCCTCCTGTCGGTGGCCGACCACTGCCTGCGCTCCCGGCAGTACGTGAACGTGATCGTGGCCGGCAAGCAACCCGCCCTGCAGTACCTCCCGATGGACCAGGCGATCACCCATGCCACCAAGGGCATCGGCATCTGGGAGTGGGCCGGCACCGAGCCGCGGGACGCCACCGAGCCGGACGTGGTGATCGGCTGCGCCGGTGACGTGCCGACGATGGAGGCGCTGGCAGCAGTCTCGATCCTGCGCGAGCACTTCCCCGACCTGCGGACCAGGTTTGTCAACGTGGTGGACCTGATGCGGTTGCAGCACGAGAGCGAGCACCCGCACGGTCTCTCCGATGCCGACTTCGACTCACTGTTCACGACGGACCGTCCGGTGATCTTCGCCTACCACGGCTACCCGTGGCTGATCCACCGGTTGACCTACAACCGGGCCAACCACGAGAACTTCCACGTCCGCGGCTACGTCGAGGAGGGCACCACGACGACGCCGTTCGACATGACGGTGCTCAACGGGATCGACCGCTTCGACCTGGCCATCGACGTGATCGACCGGGTGCCGCGACTGCGCGCCACGGCGGGCGCCGTCCGGGATCGCCTGAAGAGCAAGCTGGTCGAGCACCGCACGTGGGTGCGCACCCACGGGGAGGACCTGCCCGAGGTCCGGGACTGGGAGTTCAGCAGGGCGCCCGGCCCGGTGGAGCAGACCTCACAGTTCGCCCGAGAGGCACCGGAGGGCTGA
- a CDS encoding TraR/DksA C4-type zinc finger protein — MTDTDAARARLEAEREATLERLASLSDDFDSVVEASRDTNADDEHDPEGATIAFERSQTGALVRQAKQHLEEIGAAVTRLDAGAYGTCESCGEPIGEGRLEARPVARTCIRCAVTRR; from the coding sequence ATGACGGACACGGACGCGGCACGTGCTCGGCTCGAGGCCGAGCGGGAGGCGACGCTGGAACGCCTGGCCAGCCTGAGTGACGACTTCGACTCGGTGGTGGAGGCCTCGCGGGACACCAACGCCGACGACGAGCACGATCCGGAGGGGGCCACCATCGCCTTCGAGCGGTCACAGACCGGGGCGCTCGTCCGGCAGGCCAAGCAGCACCTCGAGGAGATCGGCGCGGCGGTGACGCGGCTGGACGCCGGCGCCTACGGAACGTGTGAGTCCTGTGGCGAGCCGATCGGCGAGGGAAGGCTCGAGGCCCGGCCCGTGGCGAGGACCTGTATCCGGTGTGCCGTCACTCGCCGGTGA
- a CDS encoding VOC family protein — protein MASRLNPYIQFENTAREAMEFYASVLGGTPEVMTFGAMGAEGPEKDLVMHSFLETDDGYALMAADTPPGMDVAQPSRRITISISGDDDRLREHFAKLSEGGTVTTPLEKQMWGDEFGGFTDKYGVEWLVNIGNGEG, from the coding sequence ATGGCATCACGGCTCAACCCCTACATCCAGTTCGAGAACACCGCCCGCGAGGCGATGGAGTTCTATGCATCGGTCCTCGGCGGCACGCCCGAGGTGATGACCTTCGGGGCCATGGGCGCCGAGGGCCCCGAGAAGGACCTGGTCATGCACTCGTTCCTCGAGACTGACGACGGCTACGCCCTGATGGCCGCCGACACCCCGCCCGGGATGGACGTCGCCCAACCGAGCCGCCGGATCACCATCAGCATCTCCGGTGACGACGACCGGCTCCGTGAGCACTTCGCCAAGCTGTCCGAGGGCGGCACCGTCACCACCCCGCTGGAGAAGCAGATGTGGGGTGACGAGTTCGGTGGCTTCACCGACAAGTACGGCGTCGAGTGGCTGGTCAACATCGGCAACGGCGAGGGCTGA
- a CDS encoding phosphatase PAP2 family protein: MTLLDRPVRDQDPATAPLRPRPRQRARSIFLARQLVLLLVAVATYFGVRGLTVGDTVTATGNAHGVVALERILGIFVEQPAQAVALDVPGAMTVLNAIYIYGHWPVIAAVLVWLALRRPGAYPVYRDALLLSGLVGMAIVALHPVAPPRLMDLGFIDTVTTRTNAYRVLQPPQFTNPYAAMPSFHAGWDLLVGIALVRESGNRWMRVAGRLLPPLMVMAVVLTGNHYFLDVVAGDAIVIAALLGASWWHGRRRPRTPPRAPPEIRPRTRPRPLSPALRRD, translated from the coding sequence GTGACCCTCCTCGACCGTCCGGTCCGCGACCAGGACCCGGCCACCGCACCCCTCCGGCCCCGCCCTCGGCAACGGGCTCGGAGCATCTTCCTGGCGCGGCAGCTGGTCCTCCTGCTGGTCGCGGTGGCCACCTACTTCGGCGTCCGCGGCCTCACCGTCGGCGACACGGTGACCGCCACCGGCAACGCGCACGGCGTGGTCGCCCTCGAGCGCATCCTCGGCATCTTCGTCGAGCAGCCCGCCCAGGCGGTGGCACTCGACGTACCCGGCGCGATGACGGTGCTGAACGCGATCTACATCTACGGTCACTGGCCGGTCATCGCCGCCGTCCTCGTGTGGCTCGCCCTCCGCCGGCCGGGCGCCTACCCCGTCTACCGCGACGCCCTGCTGCTCTCGGGCCTGGTCGGGATGGCCATCGTGGCCCTGCACCCCGTCGCTCCCCCGCGGCTGATGGACCTCGGGTTCATCGACACGGTCACCACCCGGACCAACGCCTACCGGGTGCTGCAACCACCGCAGTTCACCAACCCGTACGCCGCCATGCCGAGCTTCCACGCGGGCTGGGACCTGCTCGTCGGGATCGCCCTGGTGCGGGAGTCCGGCAATCGCTGGATGCGTGTCGCCGGGCGACTGCTCCCGCCCCTGATGGTGATGGCGGTCGTGCTGACCGGCAACCACTACTTCCTCGACGTCGTCGCCGGTGACGCCATCGTGATCGCCGCCCTGCTCGGGGCGTCCTGGTGGCACGGTCGCCGTCGGCCACGGACCCCGCCACGGGCCCCGCCAGAGATCCGTCCACGCACCCGGCCGCGACCCCTGTCGCCGGCGCTCCGACGGGACTAG
- the ddaH gene encoding dimethylargininase, whose translation MNRRALVRRPSPRLAEGLLTHLDRVPVDVDLAHWQWDGYVAALQAEGWQTIEVSPAPDCPDSVFVEDTVVVFGDLAVITRPGADERKPETAGTEHTLLELGFRVARIEAPGTLDGGDVLKHGTTMWVGLGGRTNRAGLDQLARHLAPLGVDVVGVPLTKVLHLKSAVTALPDGTVVGYDDLVDDTSVWSRYLSVPEEPGAHVVLLDEATVLMSSSAPRTRELYEARGLRVMAVAMSEFEKLEGCVTCLSVRLRG comes from the coding sequence ATGAACCGTCGCGCGCTCGTCCGCCGTCCCAGCCCGCGCCTCGCTGAGGGGCTGCTCACGCACCTCGATCGGGTGCCCGTCGACGTCGACCTGGCCCACTGGCAGTGGGACGGGTACGTCGCCGCGCTGCAGGCCGAGGGCTGGCAGACCATCGAGGTCTCGCCCGCCCCGGACTGCCCGGACTCGGTCTTCGTCGAGGACACGGTCGTGGTGTTCGGCGACCTCGCGGTGATCACCCGTCCGGGCGCTGACGAACGCAAGCCCGAGACCGCAGGCACCGAGCACACGCTGCTCGAGCTGGGCTTTCGGGTCGCCCGCATCGAGGCTCCCGGGACCTTGGACGGCGGCGACGTGCTCAAGCACGGCACGACGATGTGGGTGGGCCTGGGCGGCCGCACCAACCGGGCGGGCCTCGACCAGTTGGCCCGCCACCTCGCACCACTGGGCGTGGACGTGGTCGGCGTACCGCTGACGAAGGTGCTGCACCTCAAGTCGGCGGTCACCGCCCTGCCCGACGGGACCGTGGTGGGGTACGACGACCTGGTCGACGACACCAGCGTCTGGTCGCGCTACCTCAGCGTGCCCGAGGAACCCGGCGCGCACGTCGTCCTGCTCGACGAGGCCACCGTGTTGATGTCGAGCAGCGCGCCCAGGACGCGAGAGCTCTACGAGGCGCGCGGCCTGCGCGTGATGGCGGTGGCCATGAGCGAGTTCGAGAAGCTCGAGGGCTGCGTGACCTGCTTGTCAGTGCGCCTGCGCGGTTGA
- a CDS encoding VOC family protein, with protein MATVSVRYIVDDVDAAIAFYCNQLGFTEVSHPAPTFAMLSRGDLRLALSAPGGGGQAMSDGTRPEPGGWNRFLLEVDDLDSNVAALRDAGAVLRSEIIDGVGGRQVIVEDPAGNPVELFMPTRDEARSDRS; from the coding sequence GTGGCCACTGTCAGCGTCCGCTACATCGTCGATGATGTCGATGCCGCGATCGCCTTCTACTGCAACCAGCTCGGCTTCACCGAGGTGTCGCATCCCGCCCCGACCTTCGCGATGCTCAGCCGGGGCGACCTGCGCCTGGCTCTGAGCGCCCCGGGCGGTGGCGGGCAGGCGATGTCCGACGGCACCCGTCCCGAGCCCGGCGGGTGGAACCGATTCCTGCTCGAGGTGGACGATCTCGACAGCAACGTCGCGGCCCTGCGGGATGCAGGAGCCGTGCTCCGCAGCGAGATCATCGACGGTGTCGGCGGGCGACAGGTGATCGTCGAGGACCCCGCCGGCAACCCGGTCGAGCTGTTCATGCCGACACGCGACGAGGCTCGGTCGGACCGCTCATGA
- a CDS encoding hemerythrin domain-containing protein, with the protein MNLSEALIREHHEIDAGIEEFVNELEADNVSAQPLLTALAALRRHIHLEETILFPPLRQGGLMMPVMVMLREHGELWSVMDALAVAVSAEEPDLEQLRELCGDLLARLDAHNSKEEPIIYPHAESDLPEDAAAELADFIDNGTLPGGWVCEGAR; encoded by the coding sequence ATGAACCTTTCCGAGGCACTGATCCGCGAGCACCACGAGATCGACGCCGGCATCGAGGAGTTCGTCAACGAGCTGGAAGCCGACAACGTGAGCGCGCAACCACTGCTCACCGCGCTCGCCGCACTGCGACGCCACATCCATCTCGAGGAGACCATCCTCTTCCCGCCGCTGCGGCAGGGCGGGCTGATGATGCCGGTGATGGTGATGCTGCGTGAGCACGGTGAGCTCTGGTCGGTGATGGACGCCCTCGCAGTCGCCGTCTCCGCCGAGGAGCCCGACCTCGAGCAGCTGCGTGAGCTCTGCGGCGATCTCCTCGCGCGTCTCGACGCGCACAACAGCAAGGAGGAGCCGATCATCTATCCGCACGCCGAGAGTGATCTTCCCGAGGACGCTGCGGCCGAGCTGGCCGACTTCATCGACAACGGGACCCTGCCCGGCGGCTGGGTCTGCGAGGGCGCCCGCTGA
- a CDS encoding SGNH/GDSL hydrolase family protein: MSNLIEVPIVPELLRGLVELEDTGRGLRPHRLPSWARTQAADPQLDMAESQPSGVRLVFRTCATRLELETIPTKREYVGAPVRPDGIHDLVVDGVLANQGSVPGGDTLVIDMSAGSFEHRQGDPGTIRFDRLAAGEKLVEIWLPHDEATVLVALRADAAVAPAPRDAPVWLHHGSSISQGSNATHPTGTWPAVAARRAGLDLLNLGVGGSALVDPFTARTIRDTRADLISLKLGINVVNQDLVRLRGFRAAVHGFLDTIREGHPETPLLLISPILCPIHEQVPGPSLPDMSALQEGRLSFVAGGSSDEVAVGKLTLESIRAELERIVDERAPSDPHLAHLDGRELYGAADAEELPLPDALHPDGATHRRIGERFAQWMTGTAGWVPPTDH; this comes from the coding sequence GTGTCGAACTTGATCGAGGTGCCGATCGTCCCGGAGCTGTTGCGCGGACTCGTCGAGCTGGAGGACACCGGGCGTGGCCTGCGGCCGCACCGGTTGCCGTCGTGGGCTCGCACGCAGGCCGCTGATCCCCAGCTGGACATGGCCGAGTCGCAACCCTCTGGCGTACGCCTGGTCTTCCGCACGTGCGCCACCAGGCTGGAGCTCGAGACCATCCCCACCAAGCGTGAGTACGTCGGCGCGCCGGTGCGACCTGACGGGATCCACGACCTGGTGGTCGACGGCGTGCTCGCGAACCAGGGCTCGGTGCCCGGTGGCGACACCTTGGTCATCGACATGTCCGCCGGCTCCTTCGAGCACCGGCAGGGTGATCCCGGGACGATCCGATTCGACCGTCTGGCCGCGGGGGAGAAGCTGGTCGAGATCTGGTTGCCCCACGACGAGGCCACCGTGCTGGTCGCACTCCGCGCGGACGCGGCGGTGGCTCCTGCTCCTCGGGACGCTCCCGTGTGGCTGCACCACGGCAGCTCGATCAGCCAGGGCTCCAACGCCACCCATCCGACCGGCACCTGGCCGGCGGTCGCTGCGCGTCGCGCGGGCCTGGACCTGCTCAACCTCGGCGTCGGTGGCAGTGCGCTCGTCGATCCGTTCACGGCGCGGACGATCCGGGACACTCGTGCCGACCTGATCAGCCTGAAGCTGGGCATCAACGTGGTCAACCAGGACCTGGTGCGACTGCGCGGCTTCCGTGCGGCCGTGCACGGCTTCCTCGACACCATCCGCGAGGGCCACCCCGAGACGCCGCTGCTCCTCATCTCGCCGATCCTGTGCCCGATCCACGAGCAGGTGCCCGGGCCCAGCCTTCCCGACATGAGCGCCCTGCAGGAGGGGCGGCTGTCGTTCGTGGCCGGGGGCAGCTCCGACGAGGTCGCGGTCGGCAAGCTCACCCTGGAGTCCATCCGTGCCGAGCTGGAGCGGATCGTGGACGAGCGCGCCCCGTCGGACCCGCACCTGGCCCACCTCGACGGCCGGGAGCTCTACGGCGCAGCCGATGCCGAGGAGCTCCCCCTCCCGGACGCGCTGCATCCGGACGGTGCCACACACCGGCGGATCGGAGAGCGGTTCGCGCAGTGGATGACCGGCACCGCCGGGTGGGTGCCGCCGACCGACCACTGA
- a CDS encoding MFS transporter gives MVVIGLGTVWILDGLEVTIVGSMSEALKPGGTGLGLSNFDVGLAGAVYVAGACTGALFFGQLTDRFGRKKLFLITLGVYTVATVLTAFSMNPLWYFAARFLTGTGIGGEYAAINSAIDELIPAAYRGRVDVAINGSFWIGAAGGSLLTIPLLDPTLVDPAWGWRLAFGLGAVLALGILVVRRNVPESPRWLFIHGREDEAKRIVEGIEGRVREESGRELHDVDETITIRQRRTIGIAEIAHTVFKLYPKRTILCFSLFVGQAFLYNAFFFTYGDTLTTFLGVKQTGWYLAIFAASNFIGALALSPLFDRVGRVRMISGTYILSGVLLAGAGIFLGQVTAVSLTVIGAIIFFFASAGASAAYLTASEVFPMETRALCIAFFYAIGTAAGGISGPLLFGALIESAASSGDITKIALGYFIGAALMIGGGIVEAFLGVRAEGQSLESIAQPLTAEDASRADA, from the coding sequence ATGGTGGTGATCGGGCTCGGCACCGTGTGGATCCTCGACGGTCTCGAGGTGACCATCGTCGGTTCCATGTCCGAGGCGCTGAAGCCAGGTGGCACCGGTCTCGGGCTCAGCAACTTCGACGTCGGCCTCGCCGGCGCGGTCTACGTCGCCGGAGCCTGCACCGGCGCCCTGTTCTTCGGCCAGCTGACCGACCGGTTCGGCCGCAAGAAGCTCTTCCTGATCACGCTCGGCGTCTACACCGTCGCCACGGTGCTCACCGCGTTCTCGATGAACCCGTTGTGGTACTTCGCGGCTCGCTTCCTCACCGGCACCGGGATCGGTGGCGAGTACGCCGCGATCAACTCCGCGATCGACGAGCTGATCCCGGCGGCGTACCGCGGACGCGTCGACGTCGCGATCAACGGGTCCTTCTGGATCGGTGCTGCTGGAGGCTCGCTGCTCACCATCCCGCTGCTCGACCCCACCCTCGTCGACCCGGCGTGGGGCTGGCGGCTGGCCTTCGGGCTCGGCGCGGTCCTGGCCCTGGGCATCCTCGTCGTACGTCGCAACGTGCCCGAGAGCCCGCGGTGGCTGTTCATCCACGGACGTGAGGACGAGGCCAAGCGCATCGTGGAGGGCATCGAGGGCCGGGTCCGGGAGGAGTCCGGGCGCGAGCTCCACGACGTGGACGAGACGATCACCATCCGGCAGCGACGCACCATCGGGATCGCGGAGATCGCCCACACCGTCTTCAAGCTCTATCCCAAACGCACCATCCTCTGCTTCTCCCTCTTCGTCGGTCAGGCCTTCCTCTACAACGCCTTCTTCTTCACCTACGGCGACACCCTCACCACGTTCCTCGGTGTGAAGCAGACCGGGTGGTACCTCGCGATCTTCGCGGCCAGCAACTTCATCGGCGCGCTGGCCCTCAGCCCCCTCTTCGACCGGGTGGGCCGGGTGCGGATGATCTCGGGCACCTACATCCTGTCCGGGGTGCTGCTCGCCGGAGCGGGCATCTTCCTCGGCCAGGTCACGGCCGTCTCCCTGACCGTCATCGGAGCGATCATCTTCTTCTTCGCCTCGGCCGGCGCCAGTGCGGCGTACCTCACCGCGAGCGAGGTCTTCCCGATGGAGACCCGGGCGCTGTGCATCGCGTTCTTCTACGCAATCGGCACGGCGGCCGGTGGCATCAGCGGACCCCTGCTGTTCGGGGCACTGATCGAGAGTGCCGCCAGCAGCGGTGACATCACCAAGATCGCGCTCGGATACTTCATCGGCGCCGCGTTGATGATCGGTGGCGGAATCGTCGAGGCGTTCCTCGGGGTGCGAGCCGAGGGGCAGTCCCTCGAGAGCATCGCCCAGCCGCTGACGGCCGAGGACGCCTCGAGAGCGGACGCCTGA
- a CDS encoding thiamine pyrophosphate-requiring protein has product MTTTVADQLLARLREWGVEQVFGYPGDGINGILGAFSAADDRPRFIQSRHEEMSAFEAVGFAKFSGRPGVCMATSGPGAIHLLNGLYDAKLDHVPVVAIVGQTARSAMGGSYQQEVDLLSLFKDVASDYVQVVTVPEQLPNVLDRAIRTAMARRAPTAIIVPADVQELEYSPPGHEFKMVPSSLGVQRGTVRADSLELRRAAEILNAGEKVALLVGQGARGAVPEVTQVVDLLGAGAAKALLGKDVLSDELPWVTGSIGLLGTRPSYEMMQECDTLLMVGSNFPYTQFLPELDQARAIQVDIDGAMIGMRYPFEVNLVGDAAATLGALVPLLERKTDRSWQESIADRVTDWWETMDAESGVPADPINPMRIFTEFSSRAPADAIVTSDSGSAANWYARQVRMRGEMRGSLSGTLASMGPAVPYAIGAKFAHPDRPAIAFEGDGAMQMNGLAELITIRRYWQEWADPRLVVAVLHNNDLNQVTWELRAMGGTPKFVESQALPDVSYADFAASIGLGAITVTDPDALADAWTTALAADRPFVLDVHCDGDVPPIPPHATLDQMTATAKAMIKGDASRWGVMKEGIRTKLQEALPHGSDD; this is encoded by the coding sequence ATGACCACCACCGTTGCCGACCAGCTGTTGGCGCGCCTCAGGGAATGGGGCGTCGAGCAGGTCTTCGGCTACCCCGGGGACGGCATCAACGGCATCCTCGGCGCCTTCTCCGCGGCCGACGACCGGCCACGGTTCATCCAGTCCAGGCACGAGGAGATGAGCGCCTTCGAAGCGGTCGGCTTCGCCAAGTTCAGTGGCCGCCCCGGTGTCTGCATGGCCACCTCGGGACCCGGCGCCATCCACCTGCTCAACGGGCTGTACGACGCGAAGCTCGACCATGTGCCGGTCGTGGCCATCGTCGGCCAGACGGCCCGGAGCGCGATGGGCGGCAGCTACCAGCAGGAGGTCGACCTGCTCTCGCTCTTCAAGGACGTCGCGAGCGACTACGTGCAGGTGGTGACCGTGCCCGAGCAGCTCCCGAACGTGCTCGACCGGGCGATCCGGACCGCGATGGCGCGCCGGGCACCGACCGCGATCATCGTCCCCGCCGACGTCCAGGAGCTGGAGTACTCCCCGCCCGGGCACGAGTTCAAGATGGTGCCGTCGAGCCTCGGCGTCCAGCGCGGCACGGTCCGGGCCGACTCCCTCGAGCTCCGGCGCGCCGCCGAGATCCTCAATGCCGGCGAGAAGGTCGCTCTCCTCGTCGGCCAGGGAGCCCGTGGCGCCGTACCCGAGGTGACCCAGGTGGTGGACCTGCTCGGTGCGGGGGCAGCGAAGGCCCTGTTGGGCAAGGACGTGCTCAGCGACGAGCTGCCCTGGGTGACCGGGTCGATCGGTCTCCTCGGCACCCGGCCCAGCTACGAGATGATGCAGGAGTGCGACACCCTGCTCATGGTCGGGTCGAACTTCCCCTACACCCAGTTCCTGCCCGAGCTCGACCAGGCGCGTGCCATCCAGGTCGACATCGACGGGGCGATGATCGGGATGCGCTATCCCTTCGAGGTCAACCTCGTCGGTGATGCGGCGGCCACCCTGGGCGCCCTCGTCCCGCTGCTGGAGCGGAAGACCGATCGGTCGTGGCAGGAGTCGATCGCCGACCGGGTGACCGACTGGTGGGAGACGATGGACGCCGAGTCAGGCGTCCCGGCGGACCCGATCAACCCGATGCGGATCTTCACTGAGTTCTCCTCCCGGGCACCGGCCGATGCCATCGTCACCTCCGACAGCGGGTCAGCCGCGAACTGGTATGCCCGCCAGGTCCGGATGCGCGGCGAGATGCGCGGCTCGCTCTCCGGCACCCTCGCCTCGATGGGCCCGGCCGTTCCGTATGCGATCGGCGCCAAGTTCGCCCACCCTGACCGGCCGGCGATCGCCTTCGAGGGTGACGGCGCCATGCAGATGAACGGACTGGCGGAGCTGATCACCATCCGGCGCTACTGGCAGGAGTGGGCCGACCCACGGCTCGTGGTCGCCGTGCTGCACAACAACGACCTGAACCAGGTGACCTGGGAGCTGCGGGCGATGGGTGGGACGCCGAAGTTCGTCGAGTCCCAAGCGCTGCCCGACGTCTCCTACGCCGACTTCGCCGCCTCGATCGGCCTCGGCGCCATCACGGTCACCGATCCTGACGCGCTGGCGGACGCCTGGACGACGGCGTTGGCAGCCGACCGGCCGTTCGTGCTGGACGTGCACTGCGACGGCGACGTACCGCCGATCCCCCCGCACGCCACGCTCGACCAGATGACGGCCACCGCGAAGGCGATGATCAAGGGCGACGCCAGCCGCTGGGGCGTGATGAAGGAGGGCATCAGGACGAAGCTGCAGGAGGCGCTGCCGCACGGCAGTGACGACTGA
- a CDS encoding DUF1801 domain-containing protein, with the protein MSDDWRNETVEHVRALIERAEPEVIEEAKWRKASNPDGVPTFSCDGLICTVETYKDKVKLTFAKGASLDDPSGLFNASLDAGTRRAIDIRSGDSLDEDAFVELIKEAVALNRS; encoded by the coding sequence ATGAGCGATGACTGGCGCAATGAGACTGTGGAGCACGTTCGGGCCCTGATCGAGCGGGCCGAGCCCGAGGTCATCGAGGAGGCCAAGTGGCGCAAGGCCTCGAATCCTGACGGCGTCCCGACGTTCTCGTGCGACGGGTTGATCTGCACGGTCGAGACCTACAAGGACAAGGTGAAGCTCACCTTTGCCAAGGGAGCGTCGCTCGACGACCCCTCCGGCCTCTTCAACGCGAGCCTGGATGCCGGCACGCGCCGTGCGATCGACATCCGCTCGGGCGACTCGCTCGACGAGGACGCGTTCGTGGAGCTGATCAAGGAAGCGGTCGCGCTCAACCGTTCCTGA